The following proteins come from a genomic window of Triticum aestivum cultivar Chinese Spring chromosome 6A, IWGSC CS RefSeq v2.1, whole genome shotgun sequence:
- the LOC123132142 gene encoding ATP-dependent RNA helicase glh-1, producing the protein MAGRGDWRVQKQGNSGGGRGSWVQGRGDAGGGGFWVAGRGDAGGGGAGWRGPTQQRPPTPPTLSTQPNPLVGGAYGVEHGFGGGQHGHGEYLVGRGGHGSGQHGSGGFVFGQQGQFYQQPPIPPSGNFQTHPAVGFGAVQFGHMGNDALGSYQYSGTSNSPNQQGQGYGYTGFNSNQSGTSTGPANIGSRSQMTCYKCENTGHAVKDCQTVLFCVNCTKDSHLSRKCSFLSQPKPVASLVGSAADGLQMFSARTRKKPEPDENKQAIAIITVKNASLTALQLVNSLSMMFQWGWEWQAKPYLRDSFLVKFPSANKIDEMKAYNFFGLIGTTANIKVDRWTNSSTAAFKLYVCWVRITGVPETLEHYQGFCEVGSLIGSVLELDMELYRQCGVLRAKIGVTDPRKIPSSAPLNESGFYLQHIL; encoded by the coding sequence ATGGCGGGGCGAGGCGATTGGCGTGTGCAGAAGCAGGGCAACTCGGGCGGCGGCCGCGGATCCTGGGTGCAGGGCCGCGGAGATGCTGGTGGCGGGGGATTCTGGGTGGCAGGGCGAGGTGATGCAGGTGGTGGCGGTGCTGGTTGGCGTGGACCAACGCAACAGAGACCGCCCACTCCTCCAACTCTCTCCACTCAGCCCAATCCTCTAGTTGGGGGTGCATATGGCGTGGAGCATGGATTTGGAGGTGGTCAACATGGTCATGGGGAGTACTTAGTTGGCCGTGGTGGACATGGATCTGGGCAACATGGGAGCGGTGGTTTTGTCTTCGGACAGCAAGGGCAGTTCTACCAGCAACCTCCAATTCCTCCTTCAGGTAACTTTCAGACACATCCTGCTGTTGGGTTTGGAGCAGTTCAGTTTGGCCATATGGGCAATGATGCTTTGGGTAGTTATCAGTATTCTGGAACTAGCAACTCACCTAATCAACAAGGACAGGGGTATGGTTATACTGGTTTCAATTCAAATCAATCTGGTACTAGCACTGGGCCTGCAAATATTGGGAGCAGATCACAGATGACATGCTATAAATGTGAGAATACTGGTCATGCTGTTAAGGATTGTCAGACTGTGTTATTTTGCGTCAACTGCACCAAGGATTCACACCTTTCGCGCAAGTGCTCTTTCCTGTCACAACCTAAGCCTGTTGCCAGTCTGGTTGGTAGTGCTGCTGATGGTTTGCAGATGTTCTCAGCAAGGACCAGAAAGAAGCCGGAGCCAGATGAAAACAAGCAGGCTATAGCTATTATTACTGTGAAAAATGCAAGCCTGACTGCGTTACAGCTTGTTAACTCTCTCAGCATGATGTTCCAGTGGGGATGGGAGTGGCAGGCTAAGCCTTATCTCAGAGATAGCTTTTTAGTCAAATTCCCTTCCGCGAATAAAATTGATGAAATGAAGGCGTACAATTTCTTTGGTCTGATTGGAACAACAGCTAATATCAAAGTAGATAGATGGACCAACTCTTCAACTGCAGCTTTCAAACTGTATGTTTGCTGGGTTAGAATAACAGGGGTTCCCGAGACACTGGAGCACTATCAAGGTTTTTGTGAAGTTGGTTCTCTCATTGGTTCAGTTTTGGAACTGGACATGGAGCTCTATAGGCAATGTGGAGTTCTCAGGGCTAAGATTGGAGTTACGGATCCTAGGAAAATACCCTCTAGCGCTCCCCTGAATGAAAGTGGTTTTTATCTTCAACATATACTTTGA